The genomic DNA tcaacctggattattaccACAATGTGGATGCATCCTGGATGTTAATCCACACCTCTGAAAGTGGCAAAGGACCATAACTTAGTGGTACAGCACATGCTTGGCAGGGTGGAGCGGTCAGGTTCAGTGTCCAGGCTCTTCACCTAATGTTGGGAAGAAATCTTATTTCTAGAACTCCAAAGAAGTCCTGCCAGTCACTGTAGCAGACAAACCAGTGGTGTGACTTTGAATAAAGGCAGCTTCTTAAGCAGAATGGGCCATGGCACCATCAACTGAACAAAATGTCACTAGTTATTCAAagattttgtttatttacttttttattccacctttcaaGGTGATGCCTTTTCAGGGtggtttattaaaataaaaaatgtaaaacaatagaaattaaaataacatcAGTATCATACGCCTTCCATTCcaatacattggcctgttacagactgccaaaataaagctgcttcgagtctctttggaggtatgctatttaaatgatgcatgggtcctaagagtccggaggtcgcaccaaagccacactccattcctaagcgctggagtccagctttggtgcagcttccggattcttagggtgcatgcatcatttaaacagcatatctccaaagagacccgaagcagctttattttggcagtctggaacaggccattgaAAGTAAAAAACTAAATAAGGAAAAACTACATCTTATAAAACTCAGACAAGAATTAACattcagctaaaaaaaaaagaccgAAACATCGAGATCTTTAaagctcattttaaaaacagtgagaAGGGGAACTGGTCAGACATATCTTCTGTAGAAAGCCAGGCTgggccagcacacacacaaaaaaggcctGTGCCTTTCCTATTGTACCCATCAGCCTGATGGACATTTTTCTGCAGGTAACAACCTGGATATCTGTGGCTGATCTAAAGCAcccatgtatattttaaaatatttattacatgCATCTTCTGACTTTCCTCAAAGGAGCTCAAGGTGCTGTAAATGGTCCCCTCCCCACATCCGCAACTCATTCTCATAGCAGCTTAGTAGCTTGGGCTGAGAGTTGGTGACTGATCCCTGGTTACCCAGTAAAGTCCCGAGTCTTAGACACActgaccactacatcacactggttcatACAGTTCAGGTAAGTGATTGTACTACTGTGGGAAACTGACTTAGTATCAAACtctctttccaggaggaagaCGATGCACAAGGAAGCGGTTACTACAAAATGGTCTTTGTGGTTAACATGGATCTATCCATGGGAGCTGGAAAGGTAAAATTTTCAGTTATAATCGTTGTTATCCAGGGGTAGCAACTCTTTTAGCTCTTCAGTTGCTTTATAATTTCTACCATGAATCAGTAACCATGGATTGTAAGATGCTTTTGGGcaacagctcccatcagccctaactaataagggattatgggagatgcagttcaaaaCTGTCTGTATGGCCAGATTGCCCAAACCTggtttatatacagtggtgcctcgggttacgaaattaattcgttccgcggctaatttcgtaacccgaaaaaccttcgtaagccgaattgccataggcgctaatggggaaaaaagccgcgaatccctatgggattttttcgtatcccgaaaaattcgtaacctgggtatttcgtatcccgaggtaccactgtagttcagGGACCTGCACAAAGCTAAAGGAAAGTGAAAGCAACAGCACCCTTAATTGGGTTCATCTTTTATGATAAATATGTGGACTGAAGCACAGAAATTACTCTTGGGTATTGCTAAAAGAACCTCTAGTATTTATGATCCAAACATACAAacctagggcctgaacagacaggccaaactgaagctgcttcgggtcactttggaggtatgctgtttaaatgatacatgcatgttaagaggccagaagctgtgccaaagccatgctccagtcgttagaactggagcgtggatTTGGTGTTGCTTccgcctcttaggatgcatgcaacgtttaaacagtatacctccaaagtgacctgaagcagctgtattttggcctgtctgttcaggcccttaattgCCTTGTAATTTCAAGAAATTACTTGCCAAAATATATCCTGTCATCAGGGCTTGGggaagaaaaaaacttttggaCTACGTGTAGCCAACCTGAACATACACGTGGCAGATTCTGGTTGTTGTAGTCCCAgatggtaacttttccaagctctccctCCAGGTAATGGCATTTTCCTTCTGTAGCCACACCTCTGTTGCTGCAGATGTATGTGGTTATTTTGAGAAAAGCAGTGTAGCAAAATTAATTCCttgattattttgaatttttttctccACAGGTCATCTATGTTAACCTTTTGCACAGTAGAGAAgtgaaaaacttttaaaagtgttCATCATGAGGGACCTTTTCCTATAGTCAAGTCTCCAAGCAGAATCCAGAAATGTAGGGAGCTGTGTAGATCCATATCGACACACTAGTTCACATATCTTACTTTTCTGCCAGGGGCAGGTCATTTGTAAAGTTAGGTCACAATTCTATATCATGGTCTACGTTGCTTAATTGTACATATGATTAGCTATGTAGAAGTGCTCAGGATCTCTCTGAGTAGTAATGTCACAACAACCCCTTGTTGCATATGAACGTTATGAAACTGTTTTATTCTGTTTCCTACggatgtaagtccacttacaaagatgtaagtcCCTTACTGAATTCGGGTCCTGGTTGCTCAGAATTGGCCATTCATAACCAAAGCATTCCCAAACACCATTGCATTTCAACAGAAAAAGCTCAATAGTAGTATGCTATAGCTGGGGAAATTTGTTTTCCACTCAATTCATGTGTGGCCAAGCCAGTAGCATTTTCCATCCAGCTGAGCTCAGAAAAAAGTAGGAAGACATTATCATCCAtgctaataaaaaataataatcctggaATTTTCTTCCAGTTCATGCAAAGTAGCATATGTAGCTCTCCTCTTTCCCCGCTTTAtcgtcacaataacaacaacagccctgtgaggtctATTAAGCTGAAAGAGAGTCACTGGtctaaaggtcacccagtaaacTTGATGGTTCAGTTTGGGCCCACATTAGCAGCAGAAACAGCAAAGAGTCTCGATTGCATCTTTAATAAATTCATGATTGTATCAGCTTTCATGAAGGCTGTATGTGTCATTTTCCCAGTGTTTCTCCTTGCAGATTGCTGCTCAGGTGGGACACGCAGCCATTGGCCTCTTCCAGCTGATGCAAGAGAAGCCTAGTCAGAGGGACATAATCAACCAGTGGGATGAACATGGGTAAGCAAGCTAGGCACTCACAGTGGGGCACAAGGAGGAAGGGAGCTCAAAAACTTGTTATGCTGCTGGGTGATGTGGCTTGGACAACCTTCAGGAGAACCTTCTCTCACAGAGGGAAACCTCTTTCACCCTGAGGGCCAGATTCAGTTTCAGTGAAATTCTTGGGGGTTGCATTCCAGTGATGGCAGAGCCAAAAGCAAAAGGATGGGACCAAATCTTGCAGCATATTTTGGCTTAAAACTCTTATTGCCCATAATTAAGCCTTAAGAGAGGCATTTCAATCATTTAGAATTGGAGGAAAGCCCACAAAAGGTGATGTCATCGGGAAGTTTGGCTATAAAGGGAATTCCAGGAAGAACTCGGAGGCATTGGAACTGGATCAGGGGCCTGTGGTTCCCTACTTCTGTTCTAAACCCTAATGTCAGGATCCTGACTTTGCTTCCCATTCAGCTCATGAAGGGCTCCCACCCTGGGTGCTCCTGCCAGCAGAGGGAGGTGGGAGTGACTTTCACTGAATTTCTCCTTGCCCTTGTGCTGCCTGCCAAGAAATCTGTTATGGAATGCTGGGGAACCTCTGGAAAAGGGGcttgaggagaaagggaggaatctGCAAAAATTGAGTCGGCTGGTGAGTTCCTCTTAGTTCTATCCACAAGAAGGAGACTTTTTCTGTCGAAGCTTAGCAAGGTTTTAAGTCTGTGTCAGTGTGACACCATGTCTATTGGAAGGGTTCACTTAGAAGAAAGCCAGGCTTATTTTTGCTCACTTCAGAAACAGATTTCCAGGTCCCAGAACAGGCACAGAAAATCTATGGCCCCATTACAAAATGATGTTGTTTTAGTACAGTTCACATCATACCAGGCCATTGGCTCCTCTAATTAGGACATTTGGGAGTTGATGTCACAGAATCTCCACTTTTGGCCTCCAAAGGAATTTCTTGTGTCCAGGGGTCTCCTTTGTCACAACTCTGGGTGAAGGGACAGTGCTTTGTTTGGAGGGGATCTGACATGCAAGCTTGCTTTGCCCTTTTTAGTGCCAAGAAAGTTGTACTTCAGGGATCCAATACTGACCAATTGCTGGAGCTGCATGCCTTAGCCCTGAGCCTGGAACTGCCAACGTACCTAGTGCAAGATGCAGGGAGAACCCAGGTAAATTGGTCAGATACTCTAACCGTTTattgttctctggggtattatctTGAGCTCAGGAAATACACCTAGTTCTTGCTTTCTGCAAGAACTCAAGCAGTACTGATGATAGTGCTGATCTGTTTCAGTGCTTATGAATGAAGAAATttttgtatatactcatgttaaTCATTTTATGCACATATATATAAACCTGGAATTCTGTTAAGTGCTTGTAAAAGAAGACAGTTCATAGATCAGGGTCAAAAATTGCTCAGTACTGGATGTAGAAGTTTTAGCATTATAATGCTTTTTCTAGGTCAGTAGTTCAGACTAGTTTcgttattttaaaaagatccatttaaaaaaaatacaaaaataaggatattggtattattattattattattattattattattattattattattaacctttatttataaagcgctgtaaatttacacagcgctgtacatacaatcttttagtcagacggttccctgccctcaggcttatactTTTGGAGACTAGCTATTTTATTCATGTTGTTAACCAAAACTTCAAAAATGCCTttccatttttacattttaaaaagagttctACTAGGTGATATCAGATGCTGAAGTCTACAACTAGCTATGCAGCTACAACCTTGTAGATACTATCTCTACAAGCAGAAAGCCACAAATGGCAATGCTTTTTCAATTTAGCCAGATTttggaaattgtattttttttaaaaaaattcagattttGATTTTTAGAGTCCCAACCTTTGAGACATTATTAACATATATTGGGTCTTCTGTAGACAAATGCTTAAGGAGGTAATTCTTGACCTCtcataactgaaataaataagaaagctGCTGTTCATTTTTTGCATGAATATTTCAGTAAGAACTATGGCAGGCGTGGAAAAGTcatggctctctagatgtttgCTTTCAACTCTCATCAACCCCAACTACCATCAGCATTGGTTTGGGGATGTGGGGAACTGTTGTCTGACAGCTTTAACAGGTGTGGAGAACACTACTTATCTCACAACTTTTGCTACGTGTGATAACTGACTTCTGATTAACCCACCCCTGCCACCTTTTGTGAACAAAACCCAGCTTAAACAGTTGCCGTTATCTCTAGTAGCAATCACCTTTATGACTCTTTTTGTACAGATTCCTTTCCAGTCCCCCTAGTCTCCAAAAACTGCACCCACAATTGTACTACTGCTGCCAGCTCATACTGTGCCTAACCTTATTGATAAGCTGCTCTCAGTGTAGTGACCCCTAAAGTCATGTGCAGAAGCAAAATGTTTATTTAACAGAAAATAATGAAACTATTCAGTTACTTGAGGTTCAAACACAAGTGGTTACAACACAGTGTTTTAGTTTAGTTGTTACAATTGTGTACATGATTATATACCTATTCTAATGAGCCTTCCTCAAACATACCTCGCAGATTCCACTCTTTAATCAACTGACCCCTGACTGTATTAATtgaactacaggttgagtctcccttggtgtactggtttgagcattagactgtgactggagaccagggttcaaatccttgctcagccatggaaacgcaatgggtgatcttggctaggtcacatgctctcaggggagggcaatggcaaactccctctgaacaaatcctgcaagGAAAACACCGGGATATGTCTGCCTTAGGCTCACAGTAAgtcggaactgacttgaaggtacacagttcACacaatgagataccttggagatgggatgcaagtctaaacatgacattcatttgtttattatacaccttatacataataggctgaaggaaattttatacacaatatt from Sceloporus undulatus isolate JIND9_A2432 ecotype Alabama chromosome 2, SceUnd_v1.1, whole genome shotgun sequence includes the following:
- the LOC121922598 gene encoding probable peptidyl-tRNA hydrolase 2; the encoded protein is MESQQQPPPPPPESELEESLVAPLLELGIPEAAARRALALTGGRSAEAAAQLYFSSGLDSQEEDDAQGSGYYKMVFVVNMDLSMGAGKIAAQVGHAAIGLFQLMQEKPSQRDIINQWDEHGAKKVVLQGSNTDQLLELHALALSLELPTYLVQDAGRTQVPAGSHTVLAIVGEEEMVNQVTGQLKLLN